Genomic window (Vigna unguiculata cultivar IT97K-499-35 chromosome 10, ASM411807v1, whole genome shotgun sequence):
ctgggcgagttacTCTAGCCTGGGCGAGATTGACAGATCTCGCCACTGCCTTTCCTGCAACAGTCACATATCCATACCCAAGCAATAGTCCAAGATCGTTCACACATTCATCACAAACATACAGTTCATGCAATACCTAACAAACATCAAAACCAGCCAGAAAATCGTTCAAGACTCAAAAACTCTAACTTCCCCGTACTTGGAAAAGTTTAGCTAAGGCCCCGACGACACGACCACGAACGCAACAGCTCTAAGGATGGACTATGGGCTGAAATAGGGTGGAACAGAACCAAACAAATGACGTTAACAGAGGCTTTCAACCGAAATCACGAAAAGATGGTAAAAAGGAAACCAGTACGGCTAAAAGAGATACTTACATGGACCACGAGTTCTCTTAGCTCAACGTGACAGTGGAAGCAAAACCCTAGCGGAGGGGGTTGACGGCTGCAATTTAGGTTCTCTGAAATGAAAGGAAAATGTGACTTAGGACAGCTGATAAGGGTTTTATCTACTGGGtcagcccttaggcccacttacaagggcagcccttTAGTTTAGGGCAGGAAAAATAAGGAATAATATTAACGGGCCTTACAGTTATtctaaaaatctattttatcttaaaccatttttttgtatacatattttatttttttaatttatatttaacaactatttaaaaaaataattatatatatatattattaattttaacttaaatttttatgaaaattaaaaaatgcaatcACACGTACACGTGTGTTTGTTAGTAACAATAATATTGATTGATTATGTCAGTATAATAAAGAGTAAagctaaattaatatattatttaaaaataaatatatatcaagtATATTCAAAGTAAAactaataagatattttttgttttcaagagAAATAAAAggacaaagaagaagaaagaagtgCGGAGAACTTAAAAAGCCCTAAGGACGCTGTTCTGCAAATGGACTCACCAATGAAGTTTCGGGGTAActttttctctcatctttttctttttctatgcTTCATTCTTTTTCTGTGTCATCTTTTGCAGTATCCTTCGAAAAGTGCTAGTCCATTTTTTTCTGGATACAAAGTTCTAACGTATCATTCCTTCATTTTACGCTTTGattcattaatttatattgttattttttagagaaaaaataacGTTTATTCTAAAATCTTTATGTGAAGGTTTTCAAAAGGCTTATTGATCTTATTTGTCtgtaacttatttatttatttactgagATTGTGATTGCAATTGTGGCTCAAATAGACCTAATTTGAATGCAATTTTATGCATTATCGATGAATGTTAAAACCATGGTTCTAGACCTATTTGGTTCATGTTAAtggtttgtttaaattttttattgtaatggTTATATATTTGTGGCAttgagataaatatttttttactaaattaaaattcaattacatATTTGATTCATGTTTCACTTTTCCTTAACTTATGTGTTGTGTGTTATTATTGACGGGGtaacattttttacttttatggtGAGATCATTCATTTCTCTCTAAACTATTATTACTGTTCTTTTATGTAATTTGTTTGCTCAAGCATGGTTTTATTTGGTGTAATTTGAAAGGTCAAGATAATGTTGTATTGTAGATATGTTTTTAGCTGTCTTTATTAGCATGTGATAGCTAATAGttaaattcttttaagaaaatctATAACTAAAGCTAAAGGTGCAAAGGTTACCAAGCCCTCTAAATCCTTTTCCATGGAAAATGCATCGGCAAAACAAGTAGAGATTGGTGGTGGCGGTTGAAATTGCAAGGGAGGTGATGGAGGTAGCGATGGCGGTGACGATGGTAGTGGTAGTGGTAGTGGTAGTGGTAGTGATATTGGGGgtgggggtggtggtggtgatggtggcgGCGCTAGTGGTAGTGATAGTGATTTTGGCGACGATTTTAGCGGTTACGACGAGGATGGTTACAACAAGGATGGTTACGACGAGGACGGTTACAACAAAGACGATTATGATGAGGACGATCATGATGAAAATGGTTACAATAAGGACGGTTACGACAAGGACGGTTATGACAAAGAAGGTTACGGCGAGGACGGTTATGACAAGGATGACTACGATGAGAACGACTGCGATGAGGATGGCTACTTTAAGGACGATTATGACAAGGACGGTTATGACAAAGATGGTTACGACAAGGACGGTTACGACAAAGATGGTTACGACAAGGATGGTTACGATGAGGAAGGTTACAACAAGGATGGTTACGACGAGGACGATTATGACAAGGACGGTTATGACAAAGATGGTTTTAACGATAAGGACGATTATGATAAGGACGGTTACGACAAGGACGATTACAACGATGACGGTTACAACAAGGACGGCTACAACAAGGACGACTACCACGAGGACGGTTACTTCAAGGATGATTACGATAAAAACGGTTACGATAAAAACGGTTACGACAAGGACGGTTACGACAAAGATGGTTTTGACAAAGATGGTTTTGACAAGGATGGTTATGACAAAGACGGTTATGATGAAGACGGTTATGACGAAGACGATTATGACAAGGACGGTTATGACAAAGATGGTTACAACGATGACGGTTACAACAAGGATGGATACGACAAGGACGGTTACGACGAGGACGATTATAACAAGGATGACTATGACAAGGACGGTTACTTCAAGGACGGTTACGATAAGAACGATTATGACAAGGACGGTTACGATAAGAACGGTTATGACAAGGATGGTTACGATAAGAACGGTTACGATGAGGAAGGTTACGACATGGATGATTATGACAAGGACAATTACAACAAGGATGGTTACAATCAGAATGGTCGTCACGGTGTTGGCGATGGTCGCAATCATGTTGGCAATGCTGATAATTGTTGTTGTCGTACTGGTGGTGTTGGCGGTCATGGCAATTGTGTTGGTGGTGCTGACGGTTCTGAAGGTATCGATAATGATGAACTTGAAATTTCTGATGAGGTATATTGGTCACTAGtgatttaaattaatgttttatttaatctattttatttgtattaaaatgcattattttgaatatcaaaaatacaatataaaatacaatatatagtTTGTTTaagtaagatattttttttcctgttgtatcatttatgtatttttttgatTTGTCACAAGATATACtgtcttttattataataatacataGAGTTTCTAAACCAAATCATAAGTGACTCTTTTGGATGTGGATCAGGGCAAGAAGAGACCAAATACGTTTGCTTCAGAAACTCCTTCCTCTTCTAAGAAAGTTAAGAGTGTCACTATTGAGAAGACTGatatcatatttctttttcatatatgTCTACATATACACCGGTGCATCTTACATTAGTCTAATAAATGCATTTGAATTGAAGTTGTATTAGGTATATCACAAAGTATTCATTTTACATTTGTGATCTACTTTCCGTGAAATTTACAAATacttattgtttattattgatAATTCTTCATATTTAACTATTTCCTGAACTTGTAAAAAGTACATTGTATTTAAGAAAATAGTGCTAGATTTATGGTTGATTATTGTATGGTTTTGTAGGTTTTTTGTGAAGGAATATGGGTTGCAACAACATAAGAAGGTAAAGTTAGGGATATTGGCTTTTACCGTACTCATGTAGTAGTAATTTTCCCTCGGATTACTATGAGTAGTTTCaatatgtttgaattttttattccaAGGGTTGGGAAACCGTTGTTTAAGATGTTGGATTTTCTTTGAATTCTACTCTGATTTTGCTTCATGTGTTATTGTCTCCATTTGttgaaatcttattttattctaGAATTTACTCTATTTTGTATATTTAGTTCTTGAAAGAGTACTGAATTGATCTAACGCTTGAAGTATATTGATATAATCAAcacttagttttatttttattcattatctTAGATACTatgttttttaaagaaaattctTCTATTCTATCTGATTTTCCTATTAAATAtcactaatattaaaaaaatgaatataactattattatatttaaataaataattttttatataattatatttaagtattaGAATTATGTATAGTTATAAATGTAGTAATTAAATAAagagtttataatatattacttttttttatttcatgaaaaaataaattatgaggttaattattaaatagttgaaataattttacattcaaattacacaatttgaaacattttattatattacagtacaatgaaaataatgatatttttaggtattatttTTCGCATTggaactttttttaaaaataaataaattatgtaagcTTTAATtgtcattaaaatattattttatacgaTAAATAATCGTTgtatttaacacattttttttagtgatataCAAATGCAAAATCTCTGTCGTAAACTCATTCGATGGAAAACAAACGTGAAGATCCGTCAtcaaaaaccaataaaaatggaaaaaaaaaaaatctttgttgGATCCCTCTCGGCCatgatatatattatcatttgaTTTGCATAGTCGTAGTGAAAGTATGCCATAATCAACAAAGAATCAAATGAAGATTAATCACATATGAGATATTAAGTATGGTTTACCTTAATTAACTCATTGTCTCTATGATAAGAATGATTAAAGGGAATTGGGCCTCACCAAAACCCAAAAACGAGTCTTGGCCCGttagaacaaatataaataagagtGTCATTAGGTAAGATAATTTATCGAACACTCTATACTAACACTATCAAGAAACTGACTTGAATATTAAAGTATTGCAAATATTTACGAGACTTTTAGCCTAAAAAACACTTtctattgaaaagaaaattttgcaaaCATATTGAAATTAATTCTACAATATTCCTTTCTAAAAGAGAGAATTAGAATATTTTTAggtaagagaagaaaaaaaaagaaaaacagcgAAATGAAAATGATTCCAAAGGCCGAATGCAGAATATTCGTTCgtgaaaattagggttagggttggAGTCCTCATCAGCACCGTATATAAATATCCCTTTTTCTCTCCGACATCTATATCGTATATCTCACGCTCTCTCTTGCTCACTTACTACTAAGAACACCAAAATCAATCATCTAAAAGAGAGAGATGGCCGAGCAAACCTTCATCATGATCAAGCCTGATGGCGTTCAGAGAGGCCTTGTGAGTTTCATTCtctcttaacattttttttttgtttttttggttcCTTTTTATTCGTTAAATTTCACGTGGGCTTGTGGAAACTA
Coding sequences:
- the LOC114166921 gene encoding spore wall protein 2-like; amino-acid sequence: MNVKTMGGDGGSDGGDDGSGSGSGSGSDIGGGGGGGDGGGASGSDSDFGDDFSGYDEDGYNKDGYDEDGYNKDDYDEDDHDENGYNKDGYDKDGYDKEGYGEDGYDKDDYDENDCDEDGYFKDDYDKDGYDKDGYDKDGYDKDGYDKDGYDEEGYNKDGYDEDDYDKDGYDKDGFNDKDDYDKDGYDKDDYNDDGYNKDGYNKDDYHEDGYFKDDYDKNGYDKNGYDKDGYDKDGFDKDGFDKDGYDKDGYDEDGYDEDDYDKDGYDKDGYNDDGYNKDGYDKDGYDEDDYNKDDYDKDGYFKDGYDKNDYDKDGYDKNGYDKDGYDKNGYDEEGYDMDDYDKDNYNKDGYNQNGRHGVGDGRNHVGNADNCCCRTGGVGGHGNCVGGADGSEGIDNDELEISDEGKKRPNTFASETPSSSKKVKSVTIEKTDIIFLFHICLHIHRFFVKEYGLQQHKKVKLGILAFTVLM